A single window of Desulfovibrio sp. G11 DNA harbors:
- a CDS encoding type II toxin-antitoxin system RelE family toxin, whose product MSYSLQFHELALKEWKRLDSSIREQFKKKLAERLQQPRVPSSALSGMRDCYKIKLRSIGYRLVYKVNDDILFVTVISIGKRERLEAYRQALRRMPSEE is encoded by the coding sequence ATGAGCTATAGCCTGCAGTTTCATGAGCTAGCACTGAAAGAATGGAAAAGGCTTGATTCCAGCATCAGAGAACAGTTTAAAAAGAAACTGGCAGAACGGTTACAACAGCCGAGAGTTCCCTCATCTGCCCTGTCTGGCATGCGCGATTGCTACAAAATCAAATTGCGCTCCATTGGGTATCGCCTGGTGTACAAGGTGAATGATGACATTCTCTTTGTAACGGTCATCTCCATTGGCAAGCGTGAACGCCTTGAGGCATATCGACAAGCCCTACGACGTATGCCCTCTGAAGAATAG
- a CDS encoding type II toxin-antitoxin system Phd/YefM family antitoxin has translation MDSILSNITVSVTELKRNFANVLATAKDAPVAVLNHNKPEAYLLSAKHYEEILGILEDLEDRKIVEKREDGPFVKVTLDEL, from the coding sequence ATGGATTCCATACTCTCCAATATCACCGTTAGCGTCACAGAACTCAAACGGAACTTTGCGAATGTCCTGGCAACTGCCAAGGATGCGCCGGTGGCAGTTTTGAACCATAACAAGCCAGAGGCCTACCTGTTGTCCGCAAAGCACTACGAAGAAATCCTCGGAATTCTTGAAGATCTTGAAGACAGAAAGATTGTTGAAAAACGCGAAGATGGCCCTTTTGTCAAGGTAACGCTTGATGAGCTATAG
- a CDS encoding cobaltochelatase CobT-related protein, translated as MIRTKDVLNCLPLVASILGDRYGVQVRIGGKDACTNGKVIFLPSLPMDCEPELLALTRAFIDHESGHIRYTDFSVLQAANLDPVTFNLFNCLEDWRVEKKLSGIFPGCRRNLNWLIRRFLVEQAQPRAGDDSPALAVLDYVLLTVRAWDVDEVTPTRQNAASIIEQHFPGLKEALDATLVKVYIHCPDTKATVEYARQIALCIRQWEPSQQLRNPHENTTQIEHQGHPALSPEAGAPLRAFSALPLKALFHAEAQDLPQNLGEIMAIELTSCSTESAGDALTIAVAGTRQAAPLSAEQKLQALQASIALRTRLQGFLQAQTQRRCGIGRRGTLHANSLYRLQVGNARVFQKESVQLGLNTAVHILLDVSGSMAGAPINLAKRACFAVSTALSRIRGVNPAVTAFPAATSTNSVFPIMRHGQAVPDLFDIRASGGTPLAGAFWWVLQTMLPLKEQRKMILVITDGMPDNPLAANNAIGAAQKLGFEVYGLGIRDEHITHLLPHTSRVVNDLPDLVSAMFTLLQGALLRGGAV; from the coding sequence ATGATTCGCACAAAAGACGTTCTTAACTGCCTGCCCCTGGTGGCGTCCATTTTGGGCGACCGCTATGGAGTGCAGGTTCGAATCGGCGGCAAGGATGCCTGCACCAACGGTAAGGTCATCTTCTTGCCCTCCTTGCCGATGGATTGCGAACCGGAATTGCTGGCACTGACCAGAGCGTTCATTGACCATGAATCCGGCCATATCCGGTATACGGATTTTAGCGTGCTGCAAGCCGCCAACCTTGATCCTGTGACCTTCAACCTGTTCAATTGCCTTGAGGACTGGCGTGTTGAAAAGAAGCTGTCGGGCATTTTCCCCGGCTGCCGGAGAAACCTGAACTGGCTGATACGACGATTTCTTGTGGAGCAGGCACAACCAAGGGCTGGGGATGATTCCCCGGCCCTTGCTGTTTTGGACTACGTTCTGTTGACGGTGCGAGCCTGGGATGTGGATGAGGTGACCCCGACACGCCAAAACGCGGCAAGCATCATTGAGCAGCACTTCCCCGGATTAAAAGAGGCCCTGGATGCCACATTGGTCAAGGTCTACATCCATTGCCCGGATACAAAGGCAACGGTTGAATACGCAAGGCAGATCGCCCTGTGCATCCGGCAGTGGGAGCCATCACAACAACTACGCAATCCCCACGAAAACACCACGCAAATTGAGCACCAGGGGCATCCCGCCCTTTCGCCTGAAGCAGGAGCCCCCTTGCGGGCTTTTAGCGCGTTACCACTCAAGGCGCTCTTTCATGCTGAGGCCCAGGATCTCCCCCAGAACCTAGGGGAAATCATGGCGATTGAGCTTACCAGTTGCAGCACAGAATCCGCTGGTGACGCGCTGACCATCGCTGTGGCAGGCACCCGACAAGCAGCCCCCTTGTCAGCAGAGCAGAAGCTGCAAGCGCTTCAGGCCAGCATTGCCCTGCGCACTCGCCTTCAGGGCTTTCTGCAAGCGCAAACGCAAAGGCGATGCGGTATTGGGCGCAGAGGCACACTGCACGCCAATTCGCTATACCGTCTGCAGGTTGGCAATGCTCGTGTTTTCCAAAAAGAGTCGGTGCAACTGGGCCTCAATACGGCTGTCCATATCCTGCTGGACGTAAGCGGCAGCATGGCTGGCGCACCAATTAACCTTGCCAAACGAGCCTGCTTTGCCGTGTCAACGGCACTGAGTCGTATCCGTGGCGTGAACCCGGCGGTTACGGCCTTCCCTGCTGCCACGTCGACCAATTCCGTATTCCCCATCATGCGACACGGGCAGGCGGTGCCAGACCTATTCGACATTCGGGCTTCTGGCGGGACCCCCTTGGCTGGGGCTTTCTGGTGGGTGCTGCAAACCATGCTGCCTCTCAAAGAACAACGCAAGATGATCTTGGTTATCACTGACGGCATGCCGGACAACCCGCTGGCCGCAAACAATGCCATAGGGGCGGCCCAAAAACTCGGCTTTGAAGTTTACGGCCTTGGCATTCGGGATGAACACATCACGCACCTGCTGCCACACACAAGTCGGGTGGTCAACGACTTGCCCGATCTGGTGTCTGCCATGTTTACCCTGCTGCAGGGCGCCTTGCTCAGAGGTGGTGCTGTATGA
- a CDS encoding AAA family ATPase encodes MQAGYTVCRKRLLNLEAESPLVPALRKLIMDDIEEGALPLLRDFLAQVPEIRLMIRNEATGVEVEPHDVGVGISQVLPIIVAAVTAKRGALIAMEQPELHIHPAWQTALGDVFIRAVAKMENSPIFLLETHSEHLLLRLLRRIRHTHVGTAPESVRLSSTDLAVHWIGNYEGRTEAYRLGLDEDGSFNTPWPEGFFDERGEELFG; translated from the coding sequence TTGCAAGCAGGCTATACCGTCTGTCGCAAACGATTGTTAAATCTTGAAGCAGAAAGCCCTCTTGTACCTGCCTTACGCAAACTCATCATGGATGACATCGAAGAGGGGGCCTTGCCTCTACTGCGCGATTTCCTTGCTCAAGTGCCGGAAATTCGCCTGATGATCCGTAACGAAGCCACGGGGGTGGAAGTGGAACCTCACGATGTTGGCGTGGGCATTTCACAAGTCCTCCCAATCATTGTTGCTGCCGTCACTGCCAAGCGTGGTGCACTCATCGCCATGGAACAGCCCGAGCTACACATCCACCCAGCATGGCAAACAGCTCTGGGTGATGTGTTTATCAGGGCTGTTGCCAAAATGGAGAATTCCCCCATATTTTTGCTTGAAACCCATAGTGAGCATTTACTGTTACGGCTACTTCGGCGCATACGCCATACACACGTTGGAACAGCCCCCGAATCAGTACGCCTGTCGTCAACTGATCTTGCCGTTCACTGGATAGGCAATTACGAGGGGCGAACAGAAGCCTACCGCCTTGGCCTTGATGAAGATGGTTCATTCAACACCCCTTGGCCTGAAGGTTTCTTTGACGAGCGTGGAGAGGAGCTTTTTGGGTGA
- a CDS encoding restriction endonuclease has product MKMPTFDQLILPTLKALESLGGSGSIEEIANTVILDLNLPDAVTSQPHNPEKPSQTEVEYRLAWARTYLKKYGLIDNSDRGVWALTARYKPGQDIDVKNIVQTVRAASAAQTKKKQKCLVEEEDSLPSIAEEVEAGWKEILHQQLLQLKPDAFERLAMRLLRESGFVQVEVTGRSGDGGIDGKGIIKLQNVLSYHVVYQCKRYKESVGAGAIRDFRGAMIGRADKGLFITTGAFTRDAIKEATRDGASPIDLIDGEDLVDMLKQLRLGVEVHMVEEVEINTAWFENI; this is encoded by the coding sequence ATGAAGATGCCCACGTTTGACCAACTTATTCTCCCTACCCTCAAGGCTCTGGAAAGCCTTGGTGGGTCAGGTAGCATTGAGGAAATTGCAAACACGGTTATTCTGGATCTTAATCTGCCGGACGCAGTCACCTCGCAACCCCATAACCCTGAAAAACCAAGCCAGACTGAGGTGGAGTATCGTTTAGCTTGGGCGCGAACGTACCTCAAAAAATATGGCCTGATAGACAACTCTGATCGTGGTGTATGGGCACTGACCGCCCGGTATAAGCCAGGGCAAGATATCGACGTTAAAAATATTGTGCAAACAGTGCGGGCAGCCAGCGCTGCCCAAACAAAGAAAAAACAGAAGTGCCTTGTGGAGGAAGAAGACTCGCTGCCATCTATTGCCGAAGAAGTGGAGGCTGGTTGGAAAGAGATTTTGCATCAACAATTGTTGCAGCTAAAGCCAGACGCCTTTGAACGGCTGGCCATGCGCCTGTTGCGCGAAAGCGGCTTTGTTCAGGTGGAAGTAACTGGTCGGTCAGGCGATGGCGGCATAGACGGTAAGGGTATCATCAAGCTGCAAAACGTGTTGAGCTATCATGTTGTATACCAGTGCAAACGCTACAAAGAAAGCGTCGGTGCAGGGGCTATTCGTGATTTTCGGGGTGCTATGATCGGCAGAGCCGATAAGGGTCTGTTCATCACGACAGGTGCGTTCACCCGTGATGCAATTAAGGAGGCCACCCGTGACGGAGCCTCTCCCATCGATCTTATTGATGGGGAAGACCTTGTGGATATGCTTAAGCAGCTTCGCCTTGGCGTTGAGGTGCATATGGTTGAAGAGGTTGAAATAAATACAGCATGGTTTGAAAATATTTAA
- a CDS encoding sigma-54 interaction domain-containing protein has protein sequence MAHDSTLRRRFASVSRESVLNPSMLAIWDGMGIGVAVVDAEGICRYMNPIQQRIDGFDQVIGKHITNLYVPHDIKCIPTIECLQKGKPILRRVYTYKTTNNFMTRTVTDFFALFDSGVKDGVIAFTSWLGEDILGKLGIRKSEGRGCNKPQTLYSFNDLVGKDQALVAVIEAARAAAHSSSPIMIWGESGTGKEVFAQAIHAASNRAAFPFVPVNCAAIPETLLESILFGTTKGTYTDASDKPGLFEEANHGTILLDELNSMPLGLQAKLLRVLQEKRVRRLGSHEEIPVDVRIISILNQHPLEAVQSGVLRRDFFYRLAVVSLAVPPLRERREDIPLLVKSVVANTEGGNPVSISGEAMRMFMEYHWPGNVRELEHVIEGSLAMMNEERSIDLNSLPKHFLEFYQKDRNEPAGVPVAQLAEAASIIESEHKESYYDYSVIQRGTVVSLKECMNVYESSCINNVLRITGGNVAKAARMMHLTPAGLRYRIKMLKIDDSFY, from the coding sequence ATGGCACATGACTCAACCCTGCGACGCAGGTTTGCCAGCGTAAGCCGCGAAAGCGTGCTGAATCCGTCCATGCTTGCTATCTGGGATGGTATGGGTATTGGCGTTGCTGTTGTAGATGCAGAAGGAATATGCAGGTACATGAATCCGATACAGCAGCGGATTGATGGATTTGATCAGGTTATTGGTAAGCATATTACCAATCTGTATGTTCCACACGACATCAAGTGCATACCGACAATTGAGTGTCTTCAAAAGGGAAAACCTATTTTAAGACGGGTGTATACCTATAAGACTACAAACAATTTTATGACCCGTACGGTCACGGATTTCTTTGCACTGTTTGACAGCGGTGTTAAAGATGGCGTTATTGCGTTTACAAGCTGGCTTGGAGAAGACATCCTCGGCAAGCTTGGCATACGAAAAAGTGAAGGGCGGGGCTGTAACAAACCGCAGACGTTGTATTCATTCAACGATCTTGTAGGTAAGGATCAGGCTCTTGTGGCGGTGATTGAGGCCGCGCGTGCAGCAGCCCATTCAAGCTCGCCGATAATGATCTGGGGGGAAAGCGGCACTGGCAAAGAGGTTTTTGCTCAGGCCATACATGCGGCGAGCAACCGGGCGGCCTTTCCTTTTGTGCCAGTTAACTGCGCGGCCATTCCAGAAACTCTGCTCGAAAGCATCCTGTTTGGTACCACCAAGGGCACCTATACCGACGCCTCAGATAAGCCCGGCCTTTTTGAAGAGGCCAACCACGGTACCATCCTGCTGGACGAGCTCAACTCCATGCCGCTTGGTCTGCAAGCCAAGTTGCTACGCGTCTTGCAGGAAAAGCGAGTCCGGCGACTTGGATCGCACGAAGAAATCCCTGTAGATGTTCGGATTATCAGTATCCTCAATCAACATCCGCTTGAGGCGGTGCAGAGCGGCGTGCTGCGACGGGACTTTTTTTACCGCCTTGCGGTGGTAAGCTTGGCAGTGCCGCCATTGCGCGAGCGGCGAGAGGATATTCCCCTGCTTGTCAAATCTGTGGTGGCAAATACGGAGGGCGGTAATCCGGTCAGTATTTCCGGTGAGGCCATGCGCATGTTCATGGAATACCACTGGCCTGGTAATGTCAGAGAGCTGGAGCATGTGATTGAGGGCAGCTTGGCAATGATGAACGAAGAACGTTCCATTGATCTCAATTCGCTCCCGAAGCATTTTCTCGAGTTCTACCAAAAAGATCGCAATGAACCAGCGGGTGTGCCAGTAGCACAACTGGCTGAAGCCGCTTCAATTATTGAAAGCGAGCATAAGGAATCATATTACGACTATAGTGTGATTCAGAGAGGTACTGTTGTTTCGCTAAAAGAATGCATGAATGTCTACGAATCTTCATGCATAAATAATGTGTTGCGCATCACTGGCGGGAATGTAGCCAAGGCCGCGCGGATGATGCATCTTACGCCAGCTGGATTGCGCTATAGGATAAAAATGCTGAAGATTGATGATTCTTTCTATTAG
- a CDS encoding DUF3150 domain-containing protein — protein MTKLVSDIRILDNLLALNLNVSLWSARRKMCQEDLGGAELPPENLASLGSKRIADPENLKVFGTLKARAFNYLDRHGVRFMSGWAIPEEKAGEIVQELLNVRTEFQKEKEAFLAGYDQNVQAWIKKHHQWGEIIRNSLVGPDYVRARMDFRWQLYKVAPLEQHTDNTAVLEAGLAEEVQGLGGTLFDEVAKSADDIWRRVYHGKTEVTHKALSPLRTLHAKLTGLSFVEPHVAPVADIVQAALLRMPKKGNITGTDLLLLQGLVCLLKDSVALVGHAQKVIEGYGPAFVLDALLAGPDVIHEPDGLAGQMDDIMDGNMDDEPILPEIPVADSALPHPAIPSLGLW, from the coding sequence ATGACAAAACTTGTTTCAGACATCCGTATTTTAGACAATTTATTGGCACTCAACCTTAACGTCAGTTTGTGGTCAGCCCGACGCAAAATGTGCCAGGAGGACCTGGGCGGCGCGGAGTTACCCCCTGAAAATCTGGCTTCGCTGGGCTCCAAGCGCATTGCCGACCCGGAGAACCTCAAGGTGTTTGGCACGCTCAAGGCCCGCGCCTTCAACTATCTTGACCGGCACGGGGTACGGTTCATGTCCGGCTGGGCCATACCCGAAGAAAAAGCCGGTGAAATCGTGCAGGAGCTGCTTAACGTCCGCACCGAATTCCAGAAAGAAAAGGAAGCTTTTCTGGCTGGCTATGACCAAAATGTGCAGGCATGGATTAAGAAGCACCATCAGTGGGGCGAAATTATCCGTAACTCCCTTGTGGGGCCTGACTATGTACGTGCCCGCATGGATTTCCGCTGGCAGTTGTATAAGGTGGCCCCGCTTGAGCAGCACACTGACAACACCGCTGTGCTGGAAGCCGGTCTGGCGGAAGAGGTGCAGGGCCTTGGCGGTACCCTGTTTGATGAGGTGGCCAAGTCAGCTGACGATATATGGCGCAGGGTTTATCACGGCAAGACGGAGGTAACCCACAAGGCACTTTCGCCGCTGCGTACCCTGCATGCCAAGCTCACTGGCTTGTCTTTCGTAGAGCCGCATGTGGCCCCGGTGGCAGATATCGTGCAGGCGGCACTGCTGCGCATGCCCAAGAAGGGCAACATCACCGGCACAGACCTGCTGCTGTTGCAGGGGCTGGTCTGCCTGCTCAAGGACAGCGTGGCTCTTGTGGGGCACGCTCAGAAAGTCATTGAGGGGTACGGCCCGGCCTTTGTGCTGGATGCCCTGTTGGCTGGTCCGGACGTTATTCACGAGCCGGACGGCCTTGCTGGACAGATGGATGACATCATGGATGGAAATATGGACGATGAGCCCATCCTGCCTGAGATTCCCGTGGCAGATAGCGCTTTGCCGCATCCTGCCATACCCAGCCTGGGTCTGTGGTAA